The following coding sequences are from one Panicum hallii strain FIL2 chromosome 5, PHallii_v3.1, whole genome shotgun sequence window:
- the LOC112891755 gene encoding probable high-affinity nitrate transporter 2.4 — protein sequence MVTMGKKKLADEEIAYCYGAAGVVDDQGRATELRPLALSSPHTQAFHLAWLSLFACFFAAFAAPPILPALRPALVLAPTDAPAAAVGSLSATLVGRLAMGPACDLLGPRRASGVASLLAALAVAATAVTASSPAGFVALRFVAGLSLANFVANQHWMSGIFAPSAVGLANAVAAGWANVGSAAAQLVMPLAYERVLRLGVPVTVAWRVTYLLPCALLITTGLAVLAFPYDLPRGAGVGGGAKTRKSFWKVVRGGVADYRAWVLALTYGYCYGVELIMENVAADFFRKRFLLPMEAAGAAAACFGAMNAVARPAGGMASDAVARLFGMRGRLWVLWAVQTAGAALCVLVGRMGAAEAPSLAATMAVMVACAAFVQAASGLTFGIVPFVSKRSLGVVSGMTASGGAVGAIVTNRLFFSGSRYTIAEAISLTGAASLVCTLPLALVHFPRHGGMFCGPMMAAGDDHHDDDDAAADDHGDYMLLK from the exons ATGGTGACCATGGGCAAGAAGAAGCTGGCCGACGAAGAGATCGCCTACTGCTacggcgccgccggcgtcgtCGACGACCAGGGCAGGGCCACGGAGCTGCGCCCGCTCGCGCTGTCGTCGCCGCACACGCAGGCGTTCCACCTCGCCTGGCTCTCCCTCTTCGCCTGCTTCTTCGCGgccttcgccgcgccgcccatcCTCCCGGCGCTGCGGCCCGCGCTCGTGCTCGCGCCAACggacgcccccgccgccgccgtgggctCTCTCTCCGCCACGCTCGTCGGCAGGCTCGCCATGGGCCCCGCCTGCGACCTCCTcggcccgcgccgcgcgtcGGGGGTCGCCAGCCTCCTCGcggcgctcgccgtcgcggCCACCGCGGTCACCGCGTCGTCGCCCGCGGGGTTCGTCGCGCTGCGCTTCGTCGCGGGCCTCTCCCTCGCCAACTTCGTCGCCAACCAGCACTGGATGTCGGGCATCTTCGCGCCCTCCGCCGTTGGGCTCGCcaacgccgtcgccgccggctgGGCCAACGTCGGCAGCGCCGCGGCGCAGCTCGTCATGCCGCTGGCCTACGAGCGCGTCCTCCGCCTCGGCGTCCCCGTCACCGTCGCCTGGCGCGTCACGTACCTCCTCCCCTGCGCGCTGCTCATCACCACGGGGCTCGCCGTCCTCGCCTTCCCCTACGACCTCCCGCGGGgcgccggcgtcggcggcggagcCAAGACCAGGAAGAGCTTCTGGAAGGTGGTGCGGGGGGGCGTCGCCGACTACCGCGCCTGGGTGCTCGCGCTCACCTACGGCTATTGCTACGGCGTCGAGCTCATCATGGAGAACGTCGCGGCCGACTTCTTCCGGAAGCGGTTCCTCCTCCCCATGGAGGcggcgggcgccgcggcggcgtgcTTCGGCGCGATGAACGCGGTGGCGCGGCCGGCGGGAGGGATGGCGTCGGACGCCGTCGCGAGGCTGTTCGGGATGCGCGGGAGGCTGTGGGTGCTATGGGCCGTCCAGACCGCCGGCGCGGCGCTGTGCGTGCTCGTGGGAAGGATGGGCGCCGCGGAGGCGCCGTCTCTGGCCGCCACCATGGCGGTGATGGTGGCGTGCGCGGCGTTCGTGCAGGCCGCGTCCGGCCTCACCTTTGGAATCGTCCCCTTCGTCTCCAAGAG GTCGCTGGGCGTGGTGTCCGGGatgacggcgagcggcggcgcggtgggcgCGATCGTGACGAACCGGCTCTTCTTCAGCGGGTCGCGGTACACCATCGCGGAGGCCATCTCCCTAACCGGCGCCGCCAGCCTTGTGTGCACGCTCCCGCTGGCCCTCGTCCACTTCCCGCGCCACGGGGGCATGTTCTGCGGCCCGATGatggccgccggcgacgaccACCACGACGACGATGACGCTGCCGCAGACGACCATGGCGACTACATGCTCCTGAAATGA